The sequence GGAGAGCGGAAAGAAATACCTGATATACTCTTTCCTTGGAGCGACTATGGTTGTGACGGGAATGCTCTTTATCTACAGCTACACCCACAACCTGGACTTCACTCCGTTTGGAGTTTTCGGAGACAACGGGGAGATACTGGACGGGAAGCTCCTCTTCGTATACGTGATTACTTTTCTGGGCTTTGGAGTCAAGGCGGCTCTTGTGCCGTTCCACTCATGGCTTCCTAACGCCATGGTGGCCCCTACACCGGTGAGTGCATTGCTGCACGCCGTTGCGGTAGTTAAATCTGGTATTTTCGCCCTTATAAGGATAAGCTACTTTATATTCTCTCCACTTATAATCAAACAGATAGGCGGACATATATTCCTGATAACACTTATAGCCATAACAATACTCATGGGGTCTTTCTTGGCGCTGCACCACGACAACATAAAGAAGAGGCTTGCATACTCCACTATCAGCCAGCTGGGATATATACTGCTTGGAATAGCCCTTATGAACAAGGACTCTCTTATGGGAGGACTTCTTCACCTCATAAACCATGCGCTGATAAAGATAGTGCTCTTCTTCTGCGCTGGAGCTATATACTTCAACTCAGGCAAGAAGAACATAAGCGAGATAAAGGGCATAGGCAAGAAAATGCCTATAACCATGTGGTGCTTTGCTATAGCGTCTATCTCGCTTGTGGGGATACCGCCTACAAACGGGTTTGTAAGCAAGTGGTACTTGGCGCTTGGAGGCCTCAACGAGGGCAGCCTTCTGTTTGTGGCCATACTGCTTATAAGCGCTTTCTTTACAGCATCCTACCTCATGCCAATAGTCGTAGTGGCATTTTTCGGAAAGCCTGAGACAGAGGAACAGAAGAGCCAAGAGCTTGAGATGAAAGACTTGAATGAAGCTCCTATTGCAATGCTAGTTCCGATAGTAACTCTTACTGTGCTTATAGTCCTTACGGGGATATTCCCCAATCCGATTATAAGGTATGTTGAGAGGCTTGTGATGGAGATAATATAAGGAGGCGAGGCTATGTACTACAAGGTTTTACTTATGACTCTGCTTGTTCTGCCAGCCGTGGGAGGTGTACTAGCCTTTCTCATAGGAAGAAAGAGCGAGAAGGCCAGAGACTTTTTCAACGTGTTGCTTACAGGGATGGAGTTCTTGATACTGACGTCTATGTACAGCGAGGTCAGAAGAAACGGCATAGAGATATCGGTTCCTGACGTAATGGGAACGGGATTCCACATAAAGCTAGACACAATGAGGTATATATTCACTTGGATAACTGTATTTGTGTGGTTTTTGACGACTGTATACTCCACTCAGTACCTTATAAACTACAAGAACAGAAACAGGTACTACGCTTTCTTCCTGCTGACACTTTCAGCTACAGTCGGAGTCTTTGTATCTGAAAACATAGTGAATCTGTTCACTTTTTTCGAGATAATGTCGTTCACTTCCTATATACTGATAATCCACGACGAAGACAGGTACGCTCTAGACGCTGGAAAGTCCTATATAGGTATGGCAATAGGAGGGAGCCTTATACTCCTTATGGGTATCTTCCTGGTGTTTGACTACACCGGAGCTATAGACCTATCGGATATACAGAAAGAGATGGCTCTTATGGGGGATATCAAGTACTTTATAGCAGGACTGCTGCTTACGGGGTTCGGAGTCAAGGCATCTGCTTTTCCACTTCACGTATGGCTTCCTAAAGCCCATCCTGCGGCACCCACTCCTGCAAGTGCTATACTTTCAGGGATACTGATAAAGACGGGGATATTTGGCATCATGATAGTGGCCATAAATATAATGGGCGGAGACGAGAGGATATCATATGTGCTCACCACTATAGGCATGATAAACATGGCTCTCGGAGGCATTCTAGCCATGTACCAGAGAAATATAAAGAGCGTATTGGCCTACAGCAGCATGAGCCAGTCTGGCTATATAATATTCGGAATAGGGCTTGTGGGAATACTGAAAGAGGATGGGTATATAGCGGTGTACGGAGCCCTTTACCATATAGTCAACCACGCCATATTCAAGGTGCTTCTGTTCTACGTGGCAGGACTTATATACATGGTGCTACACGAGCTGAGCATAAACAAGATAAAGGGATTTGGAAAGTACAAGCATTTCCTGAAACTGCTCTATTTAATAGGTTTTTTCTCCATAATAGGTATGCCCGGCTTCAACGGCTTTGTCAGCAAGACAATACTGCATGAAGCGCTGGCTGAGGCGCACAGTATAACCCATAGTGCATACTTCACGGTGGCCGAAGTTGTGTTTACGGCGAGCAGTGCGTTCACAGTCGCTTACCTCTCTAAGATATTCTTCTCGGTATTTATGTACGACAATCCAAAGTACCAAGGCCAGCACAAGCGGTTCATAACCAAGAGGGCACTTCTCCCAATTGCGGTGCTAAGTGCATGCACGCTCTACATCGGGTTGAAGCCTGGTTTTGTGATGGAGATAATATCCGAGGCGGCCAAGTCGTTCGGAGTCGAGGGAACACATGAGCTTCACATATACTCATCGCACACTGTGGCAAGCTCCCTGAAGACGATTGGAATAGGGATAGCTGTGTACGTGCTCTTTATAAGAGGGTATCTGCTGAGGAATATAAACGGCACTATAGACTATATAAACCCTTCGCTTGAATGGTTCAGCCTTGAGAAGAACATATACAAGCCTATGATACTTGGTATATACAGATTTGGATCCAAGCTCTTCCACGCAGTTGACAACATCTTTATAGGAGGCGCTACAAAGATAACGGGGTCTATTGAAAAAGTACTCATAAAGGAGATAAGTCCTGTGGAGATCAAGAGAAAGCTTTACATGATGGTCAGAGGCCTTGACAGCGCAGTAGGCGACCAGATAGACTTTGAAAAAATCACAGTGAGAGAGCTTATACTGAATGCAAGACTTAGACTAAACAGCATAACCTACTCGCTCTTTATATTCGCCATAATACTGAGCGTAACTCTACTGCTTTTGATGCTGTACTATTAGGCCTGTTGAAAACAGACGAGTTTTATTGTATAATTACTAGACAGATGAAAGACGGACCCCTGCCGGACTAGCGAGCAGGGGTGTTTTTTACATATTAAAAGGAGGCCGTGAAAATGAAGCTTTTAGAGGAAAAGATAAGAAGCGAAGGAAGAATTTCAGAGGGAGGAGTGCTCAAGGTAGACTCATTTCTGAACCATCAGCTAGACGTTGAATTCTTGAACGAGATGGGAAAGGAGTTCAAGAGACTTTTTTCAGATGTAGAGATCACAAAGATACTGACAATAGAGGCTTCAGGAATAGCTATAGCCAGTATAGCTGCGCAGTATTTCGGAAACGTGCCAGTCGTATTCGCGAAAAAGACAGAGTCCAAGAACCTAGACGCCGACACTTACGACAGCGACGTGTTCTCTTTTACAAAGGGCAAGACTTACAAGATAAAGGTTTCAAAGAAGTACATGAACAAGGGCGACAAGGTGCTTATACTAGATGACTTCCTAGCCAATGGCTTTGCGACTCTGGGCATGATAGACATAGTCAAGAAGGCTGAAGCCGAGGTGGCTGGAGTAGGGATAGTCATAGAGAAGTCTTTCCAGTCTGGAGGAAAGATACTGAGAGAGCTTGGCGTGAACCTTCACTCGCTGGCTAGAATAGAGTTTGACGAAAAAAATCAGATAATATTCAATGAAAATGATTAACAAACAAAGGTCTGAATAGTATAATAGTATTGTTATAATACATACAAGTAAAACGGGGGATTATGATGATACTAGATTGGAAACGCTTTTTGCTTCCGTATGAGCAGGCTGTAGAGGAGCTGAAAGTCAAGTTCAAGAGCATTAGAAGCGAGTACAGAAAGATGGGGCAGTATTCTCCTATAGAATTTGTGACAGGTAGGGTAAAGGCCATGTCCAGTATAGTGGAAAAATCTGAGAGGCGCAATATACCGCTTGACCGCATAGAGGAAATGGAGGACATAGCAGGTATAAGGATAATGTGCCAGCTTGTAGACGACATAGAGAAAGTGGTATCGCTTATAAGGGACAGGGACGGAAAAGACCTTAAGATAGTCTATGAAAAAGACTATATAGAGAATATAAAAGAGAGCGGATACAGAAGCTACCATATAATAGTCAGCTACAGAGTGCAGACAGCCATAGGCGAAAAGGAGATTCTAGCCGAGATACAGGTCAGGACACTCGCCATGAACTTCTGGGCTACAATAGAACACTCCCTAAACTACAAATTCAACGAGCAGATTCCAGAGGACATAAAGATGAGGCTTAAAAACTCGGCCGAGGCGGCTTTTCTCCTAGACAAGGAGATGTCAGAGATAAAGGACGAGATAATAGATTCTCAGGGCATGTTCCAGCAGAGGTCTTCCATAATAGCGGATATACTGTATAGGATACAGGATCTGTATTCTCTAAATATATCTAGAGAGGACCTGGAGAGCATAGAAAACGAGTTTTGGAAGGTAAAGAGCAATAAAGACCATGCAGAGATAGAGGAATTCAAAAACAAACTAGATGTCATGATAAAAAACAAAAAGTCTTAGGAGTCCCTAGGACTTTTTTGTTGGACTTGAGTGGGGAGGAGAAATAGCTTTGAAAAAAACATACATCGTCATAGACAGCACTTCTTACGCCGAGGCGGAATTTATAGAGAAGCACGGAATAGAGGTGGTTCCGCTCTCTGTAGAGCTAGGCGGAGAGGTGTTCAAGGAAGGCCTCCCGGGGACTTACGGGGAATACTACGAAAAGCTGAAAGCTTCAGGTGAGTTTCCGACTACATCACAACCGGCCGTAGGCGACTTCCAGCAAGCTTATGAGAGGCTGTTCGAAAGAGGCGCAGACAGAATACTTGTAATCACATTCTCTTCGGGACTGAGCGGCACAAACAACAGCGCCAAGTTGGCGGCCGACCTTATGGAAGGCAGAGAGATAAAGGTGATAGACAGCTTTACGGCGGCCGGGATATACAGGTATATAGTGGAGAAGAGCGTGGAGCTTCTAGAGAGTGGCGCTGAGCTTGAGGATATAGAGAGCGAAGTGAAGCGGATAAGAGACTCGAGCAATATAGACTTGACGGTCGATACGCTGGAGTACCTGAAGCGCGGAGGAAGACTGACAAATATACAGGCCATGGTAGGAAGTCTGTTGAGCATAAAACCAGTAGTATCTCTTCTTGAGGGAAGGCTCTTAGGCAACGGAAAGTTTCGCGGGAAAAAGAAGGCGCTGAAAGAGATAGTGGACAGGATACCGGAAAACCCTGTACATATAACAGTCCACCATGTGCAGTGCTTAGAGGAGGCTAGGAAGATAGCGGACGAACTAGCGGAGAAGTACATAGACACGGAGATAGTCATCTCGGAACTTGGACCTGTCATAGGGTCGCATCTTGGACCAGGTGGAATTGGAGTGTGTACAGTGTATAAAAAATAGCCAGACATATGTCTGGCTATTTTTTAGATAAACTAAGTATAAAGTCCTCGTATTTTCTAAGGTTGTCCTTAGAGTAAGCATCTTTCCAAAGGGTGGCTCTCAAGATCTTGTCTGACTCTTCGTCGAGATTCTGGAAAGAATCTGTATAAAGCTTGTTGAATATATTAGTGATATAAAGACCTGCGTCAAAATCCTCAAGCTCGTCTATTTTGTTCA is a genomic window of Andreesenia angusta containing:
- a CDS encoding complex I subunit 5 family protein, translated to MYYKVLLMTLLVLPAVGGVLAFLIGRKSEKARDFFNVLLTGMEFLILTSMYSEVRRNGIEISVPDVMGTGFHIKLDTMRYIFTWITVFVWFLTTVYSTQYLINYKNRNRYYAFFLLTLSATVGVFVSENIVNLFTFFEIMSFTSYILIIHDEDRYALDAGKSYIGMAIGGSLILLMGIFLVFDYTGAIDLSDIQKEMALMGDIKYFIAGLLLTGFGVKASAFPLHVWLPKAHPAAPTPASAILSGILIKTGIFGIMIVAINIMGGDERISYVLTTIGMINMALGGILAMYQRNIKSVLAYSSMSQSGYIIFGIGLVGILKEDGYIAVYGALYHIVNHAIFKVLLFYVAGLIYMVLHELSINKIKGFGKYKHFLKLLYLIGFFSIIGMPGFNGFVSKTILHEALAEAHSITHSAYFTVAEVVFTASSAFTVAYLSKIFFSVFMYDNPKYQGQHKRFITKRALLPIAVLSACTLYIGLKPGFVMEIISEAAKSFGVEGTHELHIYSSHTVASSLKTIGIGIAVYVLFIRGYLLRNINGTIDYINPSLEWFSLEKNIYKPMILGIYRFGSKLFHAVDNIFIGGATKITGSIEKVLIKEISPVEIKRKLYMMVRGLDSAVGDQIDFEKITVRELILNARLRLNSITYSLFIFAIILSVTLLLLMLYY
- a CDS encoding xanthine phosphoribosyltransferase gives rise to the protein MKLLEEKIRSEGRISEGGVLKVDSFLNHQLDVEFLNEMGKEFKRLFSDVEITKILTIEASGIAIASIAAQYFGNVPVVFAKKTESKNLDADTYDSDVFSFTKGKTYKIKVSKKYMNKGDKVLILDDFLANGFATLGMIDIVKKAEAEVAGVGIVIEKSFQSGGKILRELGVNLHSLARIEFDEKNQIIFNEND
- a CDS encoding GTP pyrophosphokinase, with amino-acid sequence MMILDWKRFLLPYEQAVEELKVKFKSIRSEYRKMGQYSPIEFVTGRVKAMSSIVEKSERRNIPLDRIEEMEDIAGIRIMCQLVDDIEKVVSLIRDRDGKDLKIVYEKDYIENIKESGYRSYHIIVSYRVQTAIGEKEILAEIQVRTLAMNFWATIEHSLNYKFNEQIPEDIKMRLKNSAEAAFLLDKEMSEIKDEIIDSQGMFQQRSSIIADILYRIQDLYSLNISREDLESIENEFWKVKSNKDHAEIEEFKNKLDVMIKNKKS
- a CDS encoding DegV family protein — encoded protein: MKKTYIVIDSTSYAEAEFIEKHGIEVVPLSVELGGEVFKEGLPGTYGEYYEKLKASGEFPTTSQPAVGDFQQAYERLFERGADRILVITFSSGLSGTNNSAKLAADLMEGREIKVIDSFTAAGIYRYIVEKSVELLESGAELEDIESEVKRIRDSSNIDLTVDTLEYLKRGGRLTNIQAMVGSLLSIKPVVSLLEGRLLGNGKFRGKKKALKEIVDRIPENPVHITVHHVQCLEEARKIADELAEKYIDTEIVISELGPVIGSHLGPGGIGVCTVYKK
- a CDS encoding complex I subunit 5 family protein, with the protein product MTNYLILGPILFPMAIAIAMIYMNFKTEKQRNIAAVSLVGCNLLILLLASIYGAERFDLVKYNEFINIYFRIDKLSLLFAFLASILWFFATIYSTKYMSHEGGEKKFYIFYIMTLGVTMGIAFSGNLFTLYIFYELLTLSTYPLVIHSGTEEALESGKKYLIYSFLGATMVVTGMLFIYSYTHNLDFTPFGVFGDNGEILDGKLLFVYVITFLGFGVKAALVPFHSWLPNAMVAPTPVSALLHAVAVVKSGIFALIRISYFIFSPLIIKQIGGHIFLITLIAITILMGSFLALHHDNIKKRLAYSTISQLGYILLGIALMNKDSLMGGLLHLINHALIKIVLFFCAGAIYFNSGKKNISEIKGIGKKMPITMWCFAIASISLVGIPPTNGFVSKWYLALGGLNEGSLLFVAILLISAFFTASYLMPIVVVAFFGKPETEEQKSQELEMKDLNEAPIAMLVPIVTLTVLIVLTGIFPNPIIRYVERLVMEII